One Anolis carolinensis isolate JA03-04 chromosome 4, rAnoCar3.1.pri, whole genome shotgun sequence DNA window includes the following coding sequences:
- the gadd45a gene encoding growth arrest and DNA damage-inducible protein GADD45 alpha has protein sequence MTLEELAGEHQALGSMEKVGDALEEVLSKALTQRSITVGVYEAAKLLNVDPDNVVLCLLAADEEDNQDVALQIHFTLIQAFCCENDINILRVSNPSRLAELLLLGAGGGGGEPPADLHCVLVTNPHASQWKDPALSQLICFCRESRYMDQWVPVINLPER, from the exons ATGACTCTGGAAGAGCTGGCGGGGGAGCACCAAGCATTGGGAAG CATGGAGAAAGTAGGAGACGCCTTGGAAGAAGTCCTAAGCAAAGCCCTGACTCAGAGAAGCATCACGGTCGGCGTGTATGAGGCTGCCAAGCTGCTCAATGT GGATCCAGATAATGTGGTGCTTTGTCTGCTGGCAGCGGATGAGGAAGACAATCAGGATGTTGCTTTGCAAATCCATTTCACCCTGATCCAAGCTTTCTGCTGTGAGAATGACATCAACATACTCCGAGTGAGCAACCCCAGTCGCCTGGCAGAGCTCCTGCTTCTGGGGGCAGGCGGAGGAGGGGGCGAGCCGCCTGCGGATTTGCACTGCGTACTTGTCACC AATCCACATGCTTCTCAGTGGAAGGATCCAGCCCTAAGTCAGCTGATCTGCTTTTGCCGGGAAAGCCGCTATATGGACCAGTGGGTTCCCGTGATCAACCTTCCTGAACGGTGA